One segment of Panicum virgatum strain AP13 chromosome 3K, P.virgatum_v5, whole genome shotgun sequence DNA contains the following:
- the LOC120699282 gene encoding helicase and polymerase-containing protein TEBICHI-like isoform X2, with protein sequence MASGSSHSQIDQFYQAKKQRPSSRKDDAPRPGPQHGSPGGAKGSLEGYLVRSPSTRATVAASAAPAGSPRGGDAGARRSLTTAMDVDVASSAPVPAVDGDDLELRRFTTDFLSHCCSAILPSRADSEYREQLEKKQKRSASQSILVPCDNASAKKQCIAHCSGLEALKESDDSVAFKKQCINHHGGSEAVEESVEGVKVSCVGFSALQRCSFTPNTTQKKVGFSLAPGDAPKSVSRNSLTSPGEEFWNAAIEFAEGISAQADKVRGKPGFDTAEDKSSCAVAVCSKTLPRSGNDERDCLNTVGSNDTHQMEKLSNKVEFLAANSQHINSSPLPVKHLDFFHEDDIQVSGLKCEEKGRNEADNVQTNHVVNAMKTSALDLHADSAAMIRCHGVFKSATEGNVHSTREGDKDSHQNKPLAAYSNGCLPKKDTKSKFVSQEVEASTPTSSVPLKGHSKLSSWLPPEICSVYMKKGISELYPWQVECLLVEGVLEKRNLVYCASTSAGKSFVAEVLMLRRILSSGNMAILVLPYVSICAEKAQHLEQLLEPLGRHVRSFYGNQGGGSLPKDTAVAVCTIEKANSLVNKLLEDGRLSELGVIVIDELHMVGDQHRGYLLELMLTKLRYAAGEGNSESSSGETSGSSSGKMATHGLQIIGMSATMPNVAAVADWLQAALYQTDFRPVPLEEFIKVGNQIFDKDMNVVRVLPKVADLGGKDPDHIVEMCNEVVLQGHSVLLFCSSRKGCESTARHVAKFLKVTSVGPSDVSSEFSDAASAIEALRRCPSGLDPVLEETLPFGVAYHHAGLMVEEREIVESCYRKGLVRVLTATSTLAAGVNLPARRVIFRQPKIGRDFIDGTRYRQMAGRAGRTGIDTKGESILVCRPEEVKRITGIIRSNCPPLESCLSEDKNGMTHAIMEVVAGGIVQTANDIHRYVRCTLLNSTKPFDDVVKSAQDSLRWLCHKRFLEWNNETKIYSSTPLGRAAFGSSLNPEESLVVLDDLSRAREGFVLASDLHLVYLVTPINVDLEPDWELYYERFMQLSSLEQSVGNRVGVIEPFLMHMAHGAAMPVRGRPQRNTGLRNKSPAQAGGNSLINEQTLRVSRRFYVALMLSRLAQEIPVADVCEAFKVARGMVQALQENAGRFASMVSAFCQRLGWNDLEGLVAKFQNRVSFGVRAEIAELTSIPFVKGSRARALYKSGLRTPVAIAEASIPEIAKALFESYTWSGQDDSGLRRMQFGIAKKIKNGARKIVLEEAEAARVAAFSAFKSLGVEVPQFTPSLPAIEDSPTQDMIVPPCGDQIKSNKLAFETDAVDDKNNSSICGASRTTYSLRVEHPGSSIQIKENLGIANSAKITTQEAASPSSTEIVAGSSSTNVADKGPVNAYNFPGGFECFLDQWSAVSEFSFDVHFIKKSVKPSSTLFEVFGLAVCWENSPIYYCNFPKDLVTTGINDSSEMWGHFQRRWRKIADIMQCKSVKKMTWNLKIQIQALKSAYISCQRLARFHLDHKMLDNIEVLDNSYVLLSPISVYNGLDLCLVAWVLWPDEESRTVPNLEKLVKRRLHSEAAAAANRDGRWRNQMHKAAHNGCCRRAAQTRALYAVLKKLLVSQNLNDLVDTIEGPLVNVLADMELWGIGADIDACLQARHIIIKKLKELEKEAYRLAGKSFSLNATADIADILYTHLKLPVPKGCERGKLHPSTDKQSLDHLRDLHPIVPVIKEHRTLAKLLNGTLGSICSRAQLCTRSQRYIIHGNWLQTSTATGRLSMEEPNLQCVEHLVEFNTGKSDKDYSIVSEVDRHQINAREFFIPTQENWLLVTADYSQIELRLMAHFSKDPTLIELLSKPDGDVFTMIASRWVGKEEALISSKERETTKRFIYGILYGMGANSLAEQLECSTEEAAQKIQSFKRFFPGVSSWLHEAVASCRQKGYVETLMGRRRFLTKIMAGNSKEKAKAQRQAVNSICQGSAADIIKVAMIRVHSVITNRTSEVDSTDEVTRIFSEIGGKCHLILQVHDELVLEVDPCMVQQAGRLLQICMEEAASLLVPLRAKVKVGKTWGSLEPFYPEPC encoded by the exons ATGGCGTCGGGCTCCTCTCACTCCCAAATCGACCAg TTCTACCAGGCCAAGAAGCAGAGGCCCTCGTCGCGCAAGGACGACGCGCCGCGACCCGGGCCGCAGCATGGGAGCCCCGGCGGCGCCAAGGGGTCCCTGGAGGGGTACCTCGTCCGGTCGCCTTCCACCCGTGCCACGgtggcggcctcggcggcccCCGCGGGCTCGCCGAGGGGCGGGGACGCGGGCGCCAGGCGGAGCCTCACGACCGCTATGGACGTCGATGtcgcctcctctgctccggtGCCGGCGGTTGACGGGGACGATTTGGAGCTCAGGAGATTCACGACGGACTTCCTTTCCCATTGCTGCAG TGCTATCCTCCCTTCGAGGGCTGACTCTGAGTACCGTGAGCAGTTGGAGAAGAAGCAGAAGCGGAGTGCGAGTCAGTCGATCTTGGTTCCTTGCGACAATGCCTCTGCCAAGAAGCAGTGCATTGCTCATTGCAGTGGCTTGGAAGCTCTAAAG GAATCAGATGATAGTGTGGCCTTCAAGAAGCAATGCATCAATCACCATGGTGGCTCGGAGGCTGTGGAG GAATCAGTTGAGGGGGTAAAGGTGAGTTGTGTGGGATTTTCAGCCTTGCAAAGATGTAGCTTTACCCCAAATACTACACAGAAAAAAGTTGGGTTTTCTTTAGCCCCTGGGGACGCCCCAAAATCTGTATCAAGGAATTCCCTTACTTCACCCGGGGAAGAATTCTGGAATGCAGCAATTGAATTCGCTGAGGGAATATCTGCCCAGGCAGACAAGGTCCGTGGAAAGCCTGGGTTTGATACAGCAGAGGATAAATCATCTTGTGCAGTCGCAGTGTGCTCTAAGACTCTTCCTAGATCAGGAAATGATGAGCGTGACTGTCTAAATACAGTTGGCAGCAATGATACACATCAGATGGAGAAGTTGTCAAACAAAGTTGAATTTCTGGCAGCAAACAGTCAGCATATAAACAGCTCTCCTTTGCCTGTGAAGCACCTGGACTTCTTTCATGAGGATGACATCCAAGTTTCAGGTTTGAAATGTGAAGAAAAAGGCAGAAATGAAGCTGATAATGTACAAACAAACCATGTTGTAAATGCGATGAAGACAAGTGCTCTTGATTTGCATGCGGATTCTGCAGCCATGATCCGATGTCATGGGGTATTCAAGTCAGCAACTGAAGGGAATGTTCACTCAACTCGAGAGGGTGACAAAGATTCTCATCAAAATAAACCACTTGCTGCATATTCAAATGGCTGCTTGCCTAAGAAAGATACCAAAAGTAAATTTGTTTCTCAAGAAGTGGAAGCTAGCACACCTACTAGCTCTGTTCCTCTGAAGGGCCACTCAAAGTTATCAAGTTGGCTCCCTCCAGAGATTTGTTCTGTATACATGAAAAAAGGCATTTCGGAGCTGTATCCTTGGCAG GTTGAGTGCTTACTTGTGGAAGGTGTCTTGGAGAAAAGGAATCTTGTGTATTGTGCATCCACGAG TGCTGGTAAAAGCTTTGTTGCTGAAGTTCTGATGTTGAGGAGGATACTGTCAAGTGGGAATATGGCAATTCTTGTCCTTCCCTATGTGTCGATATGTGCTGAAAAG GCTCAACATCTTGAACAACTTCTTGAGCCACTGGGTAGGCATGTCCGTAGCTTCTATGGAAACCAGGGCGGAGGATCACTTCCTAAAGATACAGCAGTTGCTGTGTGTACCATAGAGAAGGCAAATTCTTTGGTAAATAAGTTGTTGGAGGATGGCCGTCTCTCTGAACTTGGTGTAATTGTAATAGATGAACTTCATATG GTTGGTGACCAACACAGAGGGTACCTTTTAGAGCTGATGCTGACAAAGCTTCGATATGCTGCTGGTGAAGGGAATTCAGAGTCATCTAGTGGAGAAACTTCAGGCTCTAGCAGTGGGAAGATGGCAACTCATGGATTGCAGATAATTGGTATGAGTGCTACTATGCCCAACGTTGCTGCTGTAGCTGATTGGCTTCAA GCTGCTCTTTACCAAACTGACTTTCGACCAGTTCCACTGGAGGAATTTATCAAAGTTGGTAATCAAATATTTGATAAAGACATGAATGTTGTTCGTGTCCTTCCAAAAGTAGCTGACCTCGGTGGCAAGGATCCAGATCATATTGTTGAAATGTGTAACGAG GTTGTTCTTCAGGGTCATTCTGTTCTTTTGTTTTGCTCCAGCCGTAAAGGCTGTGAGTCAACTGCAAGACATGTTGCCAAGTTCTTGAAAGTAACCTCTGTTGGACCAAGTGATGTTAGTTCAGAATTTTCAGATGCTGCATCAGCTATTGAAGCCTTGAGGAGGTGCCCTTCTGGATTGGATCCTGTATTGGAAGAAACCCTTCCTTTTGGTGTTGCATATCATCATGCTGGTCTTATG GTTGAGGAGAGGGAGATTGTGGAGTCATGCTACCGTAAAGGCCTCGTCCGTGTGCTGACTGCCACTTCAACTTTAGCTGCTGGTGTTAACTTGCCTGCTAGACGGGTTATATTTAGGCAACCTAAGATAGGTCGTGATTTTATTGATGGGACTCGCTATAGACAGATGGCTGGTCGTGCTGGTCGAACTGGAATAGACACAAAAGGAGAAAGT ATACTTGTATGCAGGCCTGAAGAGGTCAAGAGGATTACAGGTATTATTAGAAGCAATTGCCCTCCCTTGGAGTCCTGTCTCTCTGAAGATAAAAATGGAATGACTCATGCAATTATGGAGGTTGTTGCTGGTGGGATTGTGCAAACTGCAAATGATATACATCGATATGTGCGGTGTACGCTGCTTAACTCCACCAAACCTTTTGACGATGTCGTGAAGTCAGCTCAAGACTCCCTTCGCTGGTTATGCCATAAAAGGTTTCTTGAATGGAACAATGAGACAAAAATATACTCCTCTACCCCCCTTGGTAGAGCGGCTTTCGGAAGTTCACTCAATCCCGAGGAATCACTG GTTGTGCTTGATGATCTTTCAAGGGCAAGAGAAGGCTTTGTTCTTGCATCTGATTTGCATTTGGTTTACTTGGTCACGCCAATAAATGTGGATCTTGAACCTGATTGGGAATTATATTACGAGAGATTCATGCAACTTTCTTCTCTTGAGCAG TCAGTGGGCAATCGGGTTGGAGTAATTGAACCCTTCTTGATGCACATGGCTCATGGGGCAGCAATGCCTGTTCGTGGAAGGCCTCAGAGAAACACTGGTTTACGCAACAAGTCTCCCGCACAAGCTGGTGGAAATTCACTTATTAATGAGCAAACACTCAGAGTGTCTAGACGCTTTTATGTGGCTTTGATGTTATCAAGGCTTGCTCAG GAGATTCCTGTTGCTGATGTTTGTGAGGCATTTAAGGTTGCCAGAGGCATGGTTCAGGCGCTGCAGGAAAATGCTGGCAGGTTTGCTTCAATGGTTTCTGCATTTTGTCAGAGACTTGGTTGGAATGATTTAGAAGGTCTTGTCGCGAAGTTCCAAAATCGTGTCTCTTTTGGAGTTAGGGCAGAGATTGCTGAACTTACATCAATTCCATTTGTCAAG GGCTCACGTGCAAGGGCTTTATATAAGTCTGGTCTGCGTACTCCTGTTGCCATTGCTGAAGCATCTATTCCCGAAATTGCAAAAGCTCTTTTTGAATCTTATACTTGGTCTGGGCAAG ATGATTCTGGTTTACGACGAATGCAATTTGGTATAGCCAAGAAGATAAAAAATGGAGCTCGCAAGATTGTCCTTGAGGAGGCAGAAGCTGCCAGAGTAGCAGCATTCTCAGCTTTCAAGTCACTTGGTGTAGAAGTTCCTCAGTTCACACCTTCACTCCCAGCTATTGAGGACTCCCCAACTCAAGATATGATAGTTCCTCCTTGTGGAGATCAAATTAAGTCCAATAAGCTAGCTTTCGAGACTGATGCTGTAGATGATAAAAATAACTCATCTATTTGTGGTGCTTCAAGAACTACATACAGTCTAAGAGTGGAACACCCTGGTTCTTCCATTCAAATAAAAGAGAATCTAGGAATAGCTAACAGTGCAAAAATTACCACACAGGAAGCAGCATCACCTTCATCAACAGAAATTGTTGCTGGATCGAGTAGTACAAATGTGGCTGACAAAGGTCCTGTCAATGCGTATAACTTCCCAGGGGGATTTGAGTGTTTTCTTGATCAATGGTCTGCAGTTAGTGAATTTTCCTTTGATGTTCATTTTATCAAGAAATCAGTGAAACCATCTTCCACCCTTTTCGAAGTCTTTGGGTTGGCGGTCTGTTGGGAAAATTCCCCCATATATTACTGCAACTTCCCAAAGGATCTAGTCACTACTGGTATCAATGATTCAAGTGAAATGTGGGGTCATTTCCAGAGAAGATGGAGAAAAATAGCTGACATTATGCAATGTAAGAGTGTCAAGAAAATGACATGGAACTTGAAGATCCAGATTCAGGCACTTAAATCAGCTTATATCTCTTGCCAACGGCTTGCAAGGTTTCATCTTGACCATAAAATGCTGGACAATATTGAAGTACTTGACAACTCGTATGTGTTGCTATCACCAATCTCTGTTTATAATGGATTGGATTTATGCCTGGTGGCATGGGTTCTTTGGCCTGATGAAGAAAGCAGAACAGTGCCTAATCTTGAGAAG TTAGTCAAGAGACGACTTCATAgtgaagctgctgctgctgcaaatcGGGATGGAAGATGGAGAAATCAGATGCACAAGGCAGCACACAATGGCTGCTGCAGACGTGCTGCCCAGACTCGGGCTTTGTATGCTGTCCTGAAGAAATTACTTGTTTCTCAAAATCTCAATGATTTGGTTGACACAATTGAGGGTCCATTG GTAAATGTTCTTGCTGATATGGAGCTTTGGGGAATTGGTGCTGACATCGATGCTTGTCTCCAGGCAAGGCATATTATAATAAAAAAGCTAAAGGAACTAGAGAAAGAAGCTTACAGATTAGCTGGCAAGAGTTTCTCACTAAATGCAACTGCTGATATCGCAGACATTCTATACACACACTTAAAATTGCCAGTTCCAAAAGGTTGTGAGAGAGGGAAGCTGCATCCTAGCACTGACAAGCAGTCTCTAGACCATCTAAG GGACCTACACCCAATTGTCCCAGTAATTAAGGAGCACAGAACATTGGCCAAACTGTTGAATGGCACACTAGGGTCCATTTGTTCACGAGCTCAATTGTGCACTCGATCACAAAGGTACATCATCCATGGAAATTGGCTTCAGACATCAACTGCCACTGGCCGCTTATCTATGGAGGAGCCAAATCTGCAG TGTGTTGAGCACTTGGTGGAATTCAATACAGGGAAAAGTGATAAAGATTACTCAATTGTGTCAGAGGTTGATCGTCATCAAATCAATGCCCGTGAATTTTTCATTCCCACACAG GAGAACTGGTTATTGGTAACTGCTGATTACTCACAGATTGAGCTGCGTTTAATGGCTCACTTTTCTAAAGATCCTACTTTGATTGAGCTTCTAAGTAAACCTGATGGTGATGTTTTTACTATGATCGCTTCGAGATGGGTTGGCAAAGAAGAGGCCTTGATCTCTTCCAAAGAGAGAGAGACCACTAAAAGATTCATATATGGCATCCTTTATGGAATGGGTGCAAACTCCCTTGCAGAACAACTTGAGTGCAGCACTGAGGAAGCTGCACAGAAAATCCAAAGCTTTAAGAGATTTTTTCCTGGTGTTTCATCATGGCTACATGAAGCTGTAGCATCTTGCCGCCAAAAAGG ATATGTGGAGACCTTGATGGGCCGGCGACGTTTTCTTACAAAAATAATGGCTGGCAATAGCAAAGagaaagctaaagctcagagACAAGCAGTAAATTCTATTTGCCAG GGTTCTGCTGCTGATATAATCAAGGTGGCTATGATTAGAGTTCATTCGGTAATTACCAACAGAACTAGTGAAGTTGATTCAACTGATGAAGTTACGAGGATTTTTTCAGAAATAGGTGGCAAATGTCACCTTATTTTGCAG GTGCATGACGAGTTGGTATTGGAAGTTGATCCATGTATGGTACAACAGGCTGGAAGGCTGTTACAGATATGTATGGAGGAAGCGGCTTCACTCTTGG TACCTTTGCGTGCAAAAGTAAAGGTGGGAAAAACTTGGGGTTCTCTAGAACCCTTCTATCCCGAGCCTTGTTGA